The proteins below come from a single Polynucleobacter sp. MWH-UH23A genomic window:
- a CDS encoding FMN-binding negative transcriptional regulator, translating to MYLPKHFAVDDQALLAQLIQEYPLATLVGKLHGQLEVNHLPLMLSTDKKKLHGHIARMNPLMKIAQSSDTAVAAIFNGPNAYITPAWYPSKKESGKVVPTWNYAVVHAQGSIKLIEDAQWLRSHVAQMTDIHEPTYQSNWRLDDAPEEYVQTMLKAIVGIEIDIQNLVGKFKLSQNRPPEDYAAVVDQLDQSPQEMLQAMRQYMKS from the coding sequence ATGTACCTGCCAAAACACTTTGCTGTAGATGACCAAGCACTACTAGCACAACTCATCCAAGAGTACCCACTCGCCACTCTTGTTGGCAAGCTTCATGGCCAGCTAGAGGTCAATCACCTACCCTTGATGTTAAGTACTGATAAAAAGAAGTTGCATGGCCACATCGCCAGAATGAATCCACTCATGAAGATTGCGCAGAGTTCAGATACAGCAGTTGCTGCAATCTTTAATGGTCCTAATGCATACATCACCCCCGCGTGGTATCCATCAAAAAAAGAGTCTGGCAAAGTGGTGCCAACCTGGAACTATGCGGTTGTTCATGCACAAGGCAGTATCAAGCTCATTGAAGATGCACAATGGCTTAGAAGTCATGTAGCTCAAATGACTGATATTCATGAGCCCACCTATCAATCCAACTGGAGGCTAGATGATGCTCCAGAAGAATATGTGCAGACCATGCTGAAAGCGATTGTCGGGATTGAAATCGATATTCAGAATCTAGTTGGTAAATTTAAGCTCAGCCAAAATCGCCCCCCGGAAGACTATGCCGCAGTGGTAGATCAGTTAGACCAATCGCCTCAAGAGATGTTGCAGGCAATGCGCCAATACATGAAGTCTTAA
- the modA gene encoding molybdate ABC transporter substrate-binding protein, which translates to MSLFSTSLLVPLLLCANLAFAQGTTVAVAANMKDAFTEIASAFKSTSKSDMRVVYGSSGNFTAQIMNGAPFNLFIAADEHFPMELYKNGKTIDEGVVYAVGKLALIAKNNSGIVLLDNKVELAKAITKANKVAIAKPELAPYGKAAVEFLKAEGLWDLAKDKLVYGDNIGVATTYVVTGAAEIGFTALSLAKSPEVTKETTSILLNPSLYEPIRQRMVLIKGAPQDAKDLYRFMQGAQARAILVKYGYAKP; encoded by the coding sequence ATGTCACTTTTCTCAACTTCACTGCTTGTTCCTCTTTTGTTATGCGCAAACCTAGCATTTGCACAGGGCACTACCGTTGCTGTTGCCGCCAATATGAAAGATGCTTTTACTGAAATTGCCTCTGCTTTTAAATCAACTAGCAAGTCCGATATGAGGGTAGTGTATGGCTCGTCAGGTAATTTCACTGCTCAGATCATGAATGGCGCACCATTTAATTTGTTTATTGCGGCTGATGAGCATTTCCCGATGGAGCTCTATAAGAATGGCAAGACGATTGATGAGGGGGTAGTTTACGCCGTAGGTAAATTGGCTTTAATTGCGAAAAACAATTCAGGAATTGTTTTGTTAGATAACAAAGTGGAGTTGGCAAAAGCCATCACCAAGGCTAACAAAGTTGCGATTGCCAAGCCAGAGTTAGCGCCCTATGGAAAGGCGGCGGTTGAATTTCTGAAAGCCGAAGGACTATGGGATCTTGCAAAAGATAAGTTGGTTTACGGAGATAATATCGGGGTTGCGACGACTTATGTTGTTACCGGTGCAGCAGAGATTGGCTTTACTGCACTTTCTCTTGCAAAGTCACCTGAGGTGACTAAAGAAACGACTTCCATTTTGCTGAACCCTAGTCTCTATGAGCCTATTAGGCAAAGAATGGTGCTGATCAAGGGTGCGCCACAGGACGCAAAGGATCTATATCGATTTATGCAGGGTGCTCAGGCTAGGGCGATTTTAGTTAAATACGGTTACGCAAAGCCTTAG
- a CDS encoding substrate-binding domain-containing protein: MRIETRPILILNTQDPEKDAIDLYWLVGLLKDIRGGSSLVLASKNSGISYRGVWGKLNQIEASLGIPLMIRTKGHGSKLTEFGSFLCQFIEEMQGSYSQHGVGYQDALQREIKKHQKIESARWNFYSSSDSIIQKAVAEVRGFGLKIAGSGESLEQLLSNNAHIAGYHVSDEKSSQIIHQRLRKHNIEIFPVMKRTQGFIVKKGNPFHIQTIEDLLNPKIRFINRQISSGTRLLLDTLLLEQGIEPTDINGYLHEEFTHSAVANAILAGKADVGIGVKNIALENGLGFVPLKDEIFFIAMHKDMLAHPESSKLIRKIRSYSGSASGYKSISLNRQVQNWL, encoded by the coding sequence ATGCGAATAGAAACTAGACCAATCCTTATTCTGAATACCCAAGATCCAGAGAAGGATGCTATTGATCTTTACTGGTTAGTAGGGTTATTGAAGGATATCCGCGGCGGCAGTTCATTAGTGTTGGCGAGCAAGAACTCTGGCATCTCATATCGTGGAGTTTGGGGGAAATTGAATCAGATAGAGGCAAGCCTTGGCATACCTTTAATGATTCGTACCAAAGGTCACGGATCTAAATTGACGGAGTTCGGCTCATTTCTGTGTCAATTTATTGAAGAAATGCAAGGGTCATACTCGCAGCATGGAGTGGGTTACCAAGATGCTTTGCAAAGAGAAATTAAGAAACATCAAAAAATAGAGAGTGCTCGCTGGAATTTTTACTCCAGCAGTGATTCGATTATTCAGAAGGCCGTTGCTGAAGTGAGGGGATTTGGTTTAAAGATTGCAGGTTCTGGAGAGTCTTTAGAGCAACTATTGAGTAACAATGCCCACATTGCCGGGTACCATGTATCAGATGAAAAAAGTTCTCAGATTATTCATCAACGATTACGCAAACACAATATTGAAATATTTCCGGTAATGAAGCGAACACAAGGCTTTATCGTGAAGAAGGGGAATCCTTTTCATATTCAAACGATCGAGGATTTGCTAAACCCTAAAATTCGTTTCATTAACCGTCAAATAAGCTCTGGTACGAGGCTATTGCTTGACACCTTGCTGTTGGAGCAAGGTATTGAGCCTACAGACATTAATGGTTACCTTCATGAAGAATTTACCCATTCAGCGGTTGCTAATGCAATTTTGGCTGGCAAGGCTGACGTTGGCATTGGAGTTAAGAATATTGCATTAGAAAATGGACTGGGTTTCGTGCCCCTAAAAGACGAGATATTTTTTATTGCAATGCATAAAGATATGCTCGCTCATCCAGAGTCATCTAAGTTAATTCGTAAGATTCGTAGTTATTCAGGTAGTGCCTCAGGCTATAAATCTATTAGCCTGAATCGCCAAGTTCAAAATTGGCTCTAG
- a CDS encoding substrate-binding domain-containing protein, with protein sequence MKKLFQSFLLSLACLGFILTPNVHAQDKSIIVSSTTSTEQSGLFGYILPIFKMKSGIDVKVVAVGTGQALDIGRRGDADVIFVHDKPAEEQFVQDGYATKRYEVMYNDFILIGPKSDPAKVGGGKDIQAALQKIAAAQAPFVSRGDKSGTHAAELRYWKGAGIAVSPSQSWYKETGSGMGPALNTASAMNGYILADRGTWLSFKNRGDLTILVQGDPKLFNQYGVMLVNPAKFPSVKKAEGQAFIDWLVSKNGQDVIASYQIGGEQLFFPNAKK encoded by the coding sequence ATGAAAAAATTATTCCAGTCGTTTTTACTAAGCCTTGCATGCCTTGGATTTATATTGACGCCGAACGTTCATGCTCAAGATAAGAGCATCATTGTTTCGTCCACCACCTCTACAGAACAATCCGGCTTATTTGGATACATCCTGCCTATCTTTAAGATGAAATCCGGCATTGATGTCAAAGTTGTCGCTGTTGGCACTGGTCAGGCATTAGATATTGGTCGTCGCGGTGATGCTGATGTGATCTTTGTTCATGACAAACCTGCTGAAGAGCAATTTGTACAAGATGGCTATGCGACTAAACGCTATGAAGTGATGTACAACGACTTTATATTAATTGGGCCTAAATCCGATCCTGCGAAAGTGGGTGGTGGCAAAGATATTCAGGCAGCTCTTCAGAAAATTGCTGCTGCACAGGCGCCATTTGTCTCTCGTGGCGATAAGAGTGGCACTCATGCTGCTGAACTCCGCTACTGGAAAGGCGCAGGCATTGCTGTCTCACCAAGCCAATCTTGGTACAAGGAAACCGGCTCAGGCATGGGCCCTGCTCTCAATACCGCCTCCGCTATGAATGGCTACATCCTTGCCGACAGAGGCACTTGGTTAAGCTTTAAAAATCGTGGTGACCTGACAATCCTCGTTCAGGGTGACCCAAAACTCTTTAATCAATATGGCGTGATGTTGGTGAACCCAGCCAAATTCCCATCCGTGAAAAAAGCAGAGGGTCAGGCATTTATTGATTGGCTAGTTTCTAAAAATGGTCAAGATGTAATTGCCAGCTATCAAATTGGTGGCGAACAACTCTTCTTCCCTAATGCCAAGAAATAA
- a CDS encoding substrate-binding domain-containing protein yields MRLALTLKAIFLGLLVSTGSQLAMAQSNPLTPEAVYGKGVKSFTLATGSPGELGLLQALGEAFDKKEGARLIWIKAGSGASLKLLKNAQVDMIMVHAPDAVNKAIAEGWAVNRTLIGSNEFYIVGPKNDPASIKTASSGANSYSRIASTQSNFISRGDNSGTHQKEMDIWKKAGINPNGSWYIVTNDFMTASLKKANAEDAYFMTDSSTWVAEKDIAPNLQILYRGDAFLVNTYDALAAPVGATANRDIAVKFIQFVSSNEGQKIIRDYGKSKYKEPLYNDATYAKQYVH; encoded by the coding sequence ATGCGCTTAGCACTTACATTAAAGGCAATATTTCTAGGTCTATTAGTTAGCACTGGATCCCAACTAGCCATGGCGCAAAGTAACCCACTTACCCCAGAGGCCGTTTATGGCAAAGGTGTCAAAAGCTTTACTTTGGCCACTGGAAGTCCTGGGGAGCTAGGACTTCTTCAAGCCTTAGGGGAGGCTTTTGATAAAAAAGAAGGTGCTCGCTTAATCTGGATCAAAGCAGGTAGTGGTGCCTCTTTAAAGCTACTCAAAAATGCGCAGGTTGACATGATCATGGTGCATGCACCGGATGCGGTCAACAAAGCCATCGCCGAGGGATGGGCAGTCAATAGGACATTAATTGGATCAAATGAGTTTTATATTGTTGGACCCAAAAATGATCCAGCCAGCATCAAGACAGCTTCTAGCGGTGCGAATTCCTATTCCAGAATCGCCAGCACTCAAAGCAATTTCATTTCTAGGGGCGATAATTCCGGAACTCACCAAAAGGAAATGGATATCTGGAAGAAGGCTGGCATCAATCCTAATGGCTCATGGTATATCGTCACCAATGATTTTATGACTGCATCCCTCAAAAAGGCTAATGCTGAAGATGCTTATTTCATGACCGATAGCAGCACTTGGGTAGCAGAAAAAGATATTGCGCCAAATCTACAGATTCTTTATCGTGGCGACGCATTTTTAGTCAATACTTATGACGCTCTCGCTGCCCCAGTAGGAGCAACCGCCAATCGAGATATTGCCGTGAAATTCATTCAATTTGTATCTTCGAATGAAGGTCAAAAGATTATTCGCGATTACGGTAAATCAAAGTACAAAGAGCCTCTCTATAATGATGCTACATATGCCAAGCAATATGTTCATTAG
- a CDS encoding molybdopterin-binding protein, whose translation MELKVKLSARNTLSGKVVELKMGQTTSHVKLDIGGGHIVTASITNEAVSELNLKVGDQAWAVIKASDVMVAKEA comes from the coding sequence ATGGAACTGAAAGTTAAGTTAAGCGCTCGTAATACCCTTAGCGGCAAGGTCGTTGAGCTCAAAATGGGTCAAACCACTTCTCACGTGAAGTTAGATATTGGAGGAGGCCATATTGTGACTGCCTCAATCACTAACGAAGCGGTTAGCGAGCTCAATCTTAAAGTAGGCGATCAAGCATGGGCGGTCATTAAAGCCTCTGATGTGATGGTAGCAAAAGAAGCTTAA
- a CDS encoding GNAT family N-acetyltransferase, translated as MHLDILIKPWQEARKDAFRVRREVFILEQKVPEDLEIDEIDPIALHVLAYSENNCIGTARLHTHSDGSGQIGRMAILSSFRNKGLGRQIMRVLIEAAQSKGVFSLILHAQVNAIPFYEKLGFITSGPIYDEAGIPHRNMMMVLPT; from the coding sequence ATGCATTTAGACATCCTCATTAAACCGTGGCAAGAAGCTCGAAAAGACGCCTTCCGGGTCAGGCGTGAGGTTTTTATCCTTGAACAGAAGGTACCAGAGGATCTTGAAATCGATGAAATTGACCCGATTGCCTTGCATGTCCTCGCTTACTCTGAGAATAACTGTATTGGGACAGCTCGATTACATACACATAGTGACGGATCTGGTCAAATTGGGCGTATGGCGATTTTGAGCTCTTTTCGCAATAAAGGGCTAGGTCGTCAAATCATGAGGGTGTTGATTGAGGCCGCCCAATCAAAAGGTGTTTTCTCCCTCATATTGCATGCCCAAGTAAACGCAATTCCATTCTATGAAAAACTTGGTTTTATAACGAGTGGCCCAATCTACGATGAAGCGGGTATCCCTCACCGTAATATGATGATGGTATTACCAACTTAG
- a CDS encoding YbgC/FadM family acyl-CoA thioesterase, with protein MTATPNPNPSVFTYVHRVCYSDTDAAGFVYHGRYLEIFERSRAEWLAQRGQSPTKLMNEFNIVMPVRELTMNFYKPGRLDDLLHIDQVIEHRGRTQVSVKQTAQRKLPDSNEMQVIASATLHIVCVDTNTLKPKAWPDWLFQD; from the coding sequence ATGACTGCCACCCCCAATCCAAATCCCTCTGTCTTTACTTACGTTCATCGTGTTTGTTATTCGGATACCGATGCAGCAGGTTTTGTTTATCACGGTCGCTATCTTGAAATTTTTGAGCGTAGCCGTGCTGAATGGCTGGCCCAACGCGGTCAGAGCCCGACTAAGCTCATGAATGAATTCAATATTGTGATGCCAGTTCGCGAACTCACCATGAACTTCTATAAGCCTGGCAGACTAGATGATCTTTTGCATATTGACCAAGTGATCGAGCATCGCGGTCGTACACAAGTGAGCGTCAAACAGACCGCTCAACGCAAGCTTCCAGATAGCAATGAAATGCAAGTAATTGCCAGCGCTACACTTCACATAGTCTGCGTTGATACCAATACTCTCAAACCGAAGGCTTGGCCTGATTGGCTGTTTCAGGACTGA